TTTTTGAGTAATTTATAGTCTGTTGTTATAAAATATTCACATCCGCTATATAATGCACAAGAAATATGCAGTGCATCTTTTCTTTTTATTCCTTTAGTTTTTAATTCTTTTGTTTTATCTAAGATTTCATCTAATGGCTCACAATAAAATACTGATCTCTCTTCCCAATCTTGAATATTTTCTCGTCTATCACCATAAGGATTCTCTTTATTTTCATAATCAAGAATATAAGACCAAACTAAATCATATGCTCCGTCATAAACCTTTTTTTGAATATACAATTTAGCCATACTCTCTAATCTTATTTTCATCTGCCTTTTATCATCAAAAGGCCTATTATAACAACAAGTATCTAAATAAATTCTCATTTTTATCAATTATGTTACTCCCATTAAATATATTAAAAATGGTATGAAATATTATATAATCATTGTAACTATAATATATCTAATTAAATATTAATATTTAACTCATTTTGATTATATAATATATACAAAATTGAAAAAAATAAATTGAATAAATAAATTGAATAAAATTAATAACAATTATAATTTAATAATTATAATAATAATTGCTTGAATTAAGAAAATTTTATACAAATTCAAAACAAATATTAATTTATGGGATATCATGATAATTGTTACAACTCCTATGTGTGAGAAGATACTTGAATTTGCAGGAATATCTGATTATAAAGTTAATAAAAATCCAGATAAAGAAGAAGGTGATTTAGCTATCCTTTTATCTGAAAGTAAAGTTAAAATGAATTCATTAAGTATTAAGCTTAATACCTTTTCACAGATAAAAGAAAGTATAATCAAAGTTTCAAAACTTAAAGATGAATTGGGAGAAAATGAAACACAATTTAATGATTCTATTTTAGAAGATATTAATGATATATTTTCAAAATATCCTTTAGCTAATAAATGGATTTCTGATGAGAAAGAAAAGCTACAAGAAAAAAATTCAAAAATAAGAGTTAAGGTTTACTCAGAATTTTTAAAAGATATTGTTAAAGATATGGGATTTTCTATCATTGATTCTGATGATGAAGTATCTTCCTTTGATTATATTGTAGCACCAGATTATATGAACTTTGTTGATTCGGAATGTCAGAATGATTCTTCTTGTGAGATTATTACAATTCCTACTCACAATAATGTTTCTAAAAATCCTATAAAACGAGCTGAATTGAGATATTCTATTCTTAATGATTTATCTAATGAATAATTTAGTAAATTAGAAAAATAATTATTGATATTAATTTTAGATAATAATTAATTTAAAATAATTAAATAAATCAATAGATAATTTATTTTAAATTTACTAAATAATTTACTAAATAATTAATTAAATAATTTTATTAACTAGGATTACTAATATTCTTTTATAATATATTATATGTTATATTTACTGGAGATGACAAAGTGTATGAAACTTTAACTTATTCTGGAGGAGTACATAAGAGTGAAGAGATGAGAGAGCTCATTGAAGATTTAGGAGGATTCATTCTTCAGGAAAATATATTACAGATGGATCTTATTTTAAATATGGCTGTTCCTATTGATGATGTTGATAAAATCAAGGAAAAATCAAAGGAATTATTGGGTAAAATTTCTACAGCGCCTATGGCTGGAACTGAAATAGCTATTGTATCTCCAACTCTTGCAAGACATCACTTGCCTCATGCAGCTTGTGATATATCTGAATATCTTCGTCGTTATGGTGCTAAAGATAATATGATTGGACTTGCTCGTGGTGCAGGTAAAGGCACAGCGGGAATTACAGAATATGAAAAAAGACTTATAGAAGAGCATGATATAGCTATATATGCTCTTGGTAGCTTTAAACAATGTATCATGG
This genomic stretch from Methanobrevibacter sp. TMH8 harbors:
- a CDS encoding type II toxin-antitoxin system VapC family toxin; the protein is MIKMRIYLDTCCYNRPFDDKRQMKIRLESMAKLYIQKKVYDGAYDLVWSYILDYENKENPYGDRRENIQDWEERSVFYCEPLDEILDKTKELKTKGIKRKDALHISCALYSGCEYFITTDYKLLKKQVDGIKIVNPITFIEEMGE